The stretch of DNA AACGACGAGCCTGATACAGCACCTCTTCGTTGCCGCCAACGACGTGCAGCGCGAGGGTGATCAGTGGATAACGCAGTAGCACGATGGCAAGCCCGGCGATCAGCGCCAGCATCAGCGGCTGAACCAGCGCGCGCGCCAGCCGCTGTGGATCGTTTGCGCCAAACGCCTGCGCCGTTAATCCGGTGGTGCTCATACGCAGAAACAGCAGCAGCATAAACAGGAAGCTGGTCGCCGTAGCGCCGATAGCCACGCCGCCGAGATAGGTCGGGCTGTCGAGATGGCCGATGACGGCGGTGTCAACCAGGCCCAGCAGCGGCACGGTAATATTGGAAAAAATCATCGGCAGCGCCAGTCGCCAAAGCGCACCATCCGTTGACGAGAAGAATCGCATGGGAATGATCCAGAGGAAAATAGAGGGGTTTAAAGCGGGTGGTACAGCAGGTTTACCGCACCACCAGAAGACGTGTTACAGCCATTCACCGTTGCGGATCACCCCGACGGCCAGACCTTCAATGCTAAAGTTCTGCTCGCGAAGATCGACCACAATAGGCTGGAATTCGCTGTTTTCAGGCAGCAGATGCACGGTGTTACCCTGCTTTTTCAGGCGTTTCACGGTGACTTCATCGTCGATACGCGCGACAACGACCTGGCCGTTACGCACGTCCTGCGTTTTGTGAACCGCAAGCAAATCGCCGTCCATGATGCCGATATCTTTCATCGACATGCCGCTGACGCGCAGCAGGAAATCGGCATTCGGTTTAAACAGCGACGGGTCAACCTGGTAGTGGCCTTCGATGTGCTGCTGTGCCAGCAGCGGCTCACCGGCGGCCACACGGCCTACAAGCGGCAGGCCGCTTTCTTCTTCAACCAGCAAACGAATGCCGCGTGATGCA from Cedecea neteri encodes:
- the lexA gene encoding transcriptional repressor LexA — protein: MKALTTRQQEVFDLIRDHINQTGMPPTRAEIAQRLGFRSPNAAEEHLKALARKGAIEIVSGASRGIRLLVEEESGLPLVGRVAAGEPLLAQQHIEGHYQVDPSLFKPNADFLLRVSGMSMKDIGIMDGDLLAVHKTQDVRNGQVVVARIDDEVTVKRLKKQGNTVHLLPENSEFQPIVVDLREQNFSIEGLAVGVIRNGEWL